A window of the Desulforapulum autotrophicum HRM2 genome harbors these coding sequences:
- a CDS encoding trimethylamine methyltransferase family protein has translation MKVIDQNEIELIHQMSLQLLDTIGVFIEDDAVLSLLADHGCRVNMKKKIAKLPSELIEKALNTCPSEFTLKSANGKNDLLFEPKRVHFGPCSGMEIMDIKTGKLRPGTVADAEKTLRLTDALDIMAGANAGLGFISDCPVEINLVCYYALCLRNSAKIFALGAMEDSVKWGIEIGRLTGQDVLIQASSSSPLSWHSEQIDAIKLACQAGLPVILQSMASPGTSAPVTLSSTIALMNAEILSMLVVTQLLRPGTGVMYSCFTLPMDMRYGTLASGSIELGMLTVASAQLARYYGIHSMIYGPNTDSKIYDPQSGFEKALQGQLEALAGINLIWGAGMIQNHTIWSDAQLMLDCEVFQMIGRSIEGITVRKETMELELFQQVGHFPNNFLSHPHTLKHCRTELLTPPLISRESRDAWMAKGSKGIMEKAEAQAEKILKNHEPRSLTPEIHRELDKIVKAAAKEKGIDIISL, from the coding sequence TTGAAAGTTATTGATCAGAATGAAATTGAGCTCATTCATCAGATGAGTCTTCAACTGCTTGACACAATCGGTGTATTTATAGAGGATGATGCTGTATTGAGCTTATTGGCTGACCATGGCTGTCGTGTCAATATGAAAAAAAAGATCGCAAAGCTTCCCTCTGAATTGATTGAAAAAGCCTTAAATACCTGCCCTTCAGAATTTACTTTAAAATCTGCAAACGGAAAAAATGATTTGCTCTTTGAGCCTAAAAGGGTCCATTTTGGCCCTTGCAGCGGTATGGAAATAATGGACATCAAAACAGGAAAATTAAGGCCTGGAACAGTGGCAGACGCAGAGAAAACACTCAGGCTTACGGATGCATTAGATATTATGGCCGGTGCCAACGCAGGATTGGGATTTATTTCAGATTGCCCCGTGGAGATTAATCTGGTTTGTTATTATGCACTGTGCCTGCGTAACAGTGCCAAAATATTTGCTCTGGGTGCAATGGAAGATAGTGTGAAATGGGGCATTGAAATAGGGCGTTTGACGGGCCAGGACGTTTTGATTCAAGCATCTTCATCATCCCCATTGAGCTGGCACTCAGAACAGATTGATGCCATTAAACTTGCGTGCCAGGCGGGTCTACCTGTTATCCTTCAGTCCATGGCCAGTCCTGGAACCAGTGCACCGGTGACTTTGTCCAGTACAATAGCGCTGATGAATGCCGAAATTCTTTCAATGCTGGTGGTCACTCAATTACTCCGCCCCGGGACCGGAGTGATGTACAGCTGTTTCACCCTTCCCATGGACATGCGGTACGGCACCCTGGCCTCCGGAAGTATTGAATTGGGGATGTTAACCGTGGCTTCAGCACAGCTTGCAAGATATTACGGTATTCACAGCATGATCTATGGTCCAAATACCGACAGCAAAATTTATGACCCCCAATCAGGTTTTGAGAAAGCCCTTCAAGGACAGTTGGAAGCCTTGGCTGGCATTAATCTTATATGGGGAGCAGGAATGATTCAAAATCATACGATCTGGTCTGATGCCCAATTGATGCTGGACTGTGAAGTGTTTCAAATGATTGGGCGTTCCATTGAAGGTATCACAGTCCGTAAAGAGACGATGGAATTGGAATTGTTCCAACAAGTCGGCCATTTTCCCAATAATTTTCTTTCCCATCCCCACACATTAAAGCATTGCCGCACAGAATTGCTTACGCCTCCCCTTATCTCGCGTGAATCAAGGGATGCCTGGATGGCCAAGGGAAGCAAAGGCATCATGGAAAAGGCAGAAGCTCAGGCAGAAAAAATATTGAAAAACCATGAGCCCAGAAGTCTGACACCTGAAATCCATCGAGAACTTGATAAAATTGTCAAGGCCGCCGCAAAGGAAAAAGGAATAGATATTATCTCATTATAA
- a CDS encoding DUF1254 domain-containing protein — MATSIISSVPSSIAIFFNAVKIDAFGKLCHHKKPTTIEKQNVVRMNRDTLYSNGVFDFDAAPLTINMPDPGQRFMSLQVIFQDHYTVDVVYAPGLQAYTREKVGTRYAYHIFRTLADPQNLDDLKAANTLQDAIKVE, encoded by the coding sequence TTGGCCACATCAATAATTTCGTCCGTGCCGAGTTCAATCGCTATTTTTTTCAACGCCGTGAAAATTGATGCTTTCGGCAAGCTCTGCCACCACAAAAAGCCAACTACCATCGAAAAGCAGAACGTCGTGCGAATGAACCGCGACACCCTCTATTCCAACGGGGTTTTTGATTTCGATGCTGCACCTCTGACAATAAACATGCCTGACCCCGGACAGAGATTTATGTCTTTACAGGTCATATTCCAAGACCACTACACGGTGGACGTTGTTTATGCGCCAGGTCTTCAAGCTTACACAAGGGAGAAGGTGGGAACACGCTATGCGTACCACATTTTTCGCACATTGGCAGACCCGCAAAATCTGGATGATCTAAAAGCGGCCAATACCCTTCAAGACGCGATCAAAGTAGAGTAG
- a CDS encoding HAD family hydrolase yields MKYKAVIFDLDGTLLDTIEDLADSMNRVLHDRGFPTHPTEAFRYFVGSGIAMLVSRALPLDKRNDTLAADCLEAFKREYNCNWNKKTKPYKGVSELLDALTAKHTKMAVLTNKPQHFAELCVREFLSNWKFAVILGQRDGFPIKPDPTGPREIARRLDIPSQEFLYLGDSDVDMITAIGANMLPVGAMWGFRSKKELLEAGAVKVIGWPTELLEFVD; encoded by the coding sequence GTGAAATATAAGGCTGTTATTTTCGACTTAGACGGGACGTTGCTTGATACCATAGAAGACCTTGCAGATTCAATGAATCGTGTTTTGCATGATAGAGGGTTTCCAACACACCCGACAGAAGCATTTCGCTATTTCGTCGGTAGTGGAATAGCCATGCTTGTGTCACGCGCACTGCCACTGGATAAGCGTAATGATACGCTGGCAGCAGATTGTTTGGAGGCGTTCAAAAGGGAGTACAACTGTAACTGGAACAAGAAGACCAAGCCGTACAAAGGGGTATCAGAATTGTTAGATGCCCTTACTGCAAAACATACTAAGATGGCTGTGCTTACAAACAAACCTCAACATTTCGCTGAGCTCTGCGTTCGGGAGTTTCTTTCCAACTGGAAATTTGCAGTGATACTTGGCCAGAGAGATGGATTTCCCATTAAGCCTGATCCCACGGGACCACGAGAGATAGCCCGGCGTTTGGATATTCCATCACAAGAGTTTCTCTATCTTGGTGACAGTGATGTTGATATGATAACGGCTATTGGCGCCAACATGCTCCCAGTTGGCGCGATGTGGGGATTTCGTTCAAAGAAGGAGTTGCTGGAAGCTGGTGCAGTTAAAGTCATTGGTTGGCCAACGGAACTTCTGGAATTTGTGGACTGA
- a CDS encoding GNAT family N-acetyltransferase, with product MSWAKEFIELDKAIHDRASFDCGEVELNEFIRTKAAKHMIAGISRTMLLPASVPLPNGKYPICTFYTIAPSSISRGTLPKKLMKKLPRYPVPVFLLAQLAVHSEYHGQGLGKITLIKALEYLWEINSHMRAYAIIVDCINEAAENFYSKYGFEVLCCQNSKVRMFMPMKIVGQLFQQ from the coding sequence ATGAGTTGGGCTAAAGAATTCATAGAGCTTGACAAGGCTATCCACGATCGGGCTTCATTTGATTGCGGTGAAGTTGAATTAAATGAATTCATCCGAACTAAGGCTGCAAAGCATATGATCGCAGGCATAAGCAGAACAATGCTATTGCCCGCCTCCGTTCCACTTCCTAACGGTAAATACCCCATTTGTACCTTTTATACAATTGCACCTAGTTCTATTAGCAGAGGAACTTTACCAAAAAAACTTATGAAAAAGTTGCCACGTTATCCTGTGCCAGTATTTTTACTTGCTCAGTTAGCTGTTCATTCAGAATATCATGGTCAAGGTTTGGGGAAAATCACCCTAATAAAAGCACTTGAATATTTATGGGAAATAAATTCTCACATGAGAGCCTATGCAATTATCGTCGATTGCATAAATGAAGCTGCTGAGAATTTTTATTCAAAATACGGTTTTGAAGTATTGTGCTGCCAAAATAGTAAGGTACGAATGTTCATGCCAATGAAAATTGTAGGGCAATTATTTCAACAATAA
- a CDS encoding type II toxin-antitoxin system TacA family antitoxin: protein MATTRLDMRLDQEIKAKAEKASALLGLKSLTEYIVKLIDENATQVIAQHESIIVENDIFDLFISACEKTQKPNKALLDAKSFAKKQGIK from the coding sequence ATGGCTACCACTCGCCTTGACATGAGATTAGATCAAGAGATTAAAGCAAAAGCTGAAAAAGCGTCGGCCTTGCTTGGATTAAAAAGTCTTACTGAATATATTGTCAAACTAATTGATGAAAACGCAACCCAGGTGATTGCTCAACATGAAAGTATCATCGTTGAAAATGATATTTTTGATCTTTTTATTAGTGCTTGTGAAAAAACTCAAAAACCAAATAAAGCTCTGCTGGATGCGAAATCTTTTGCCAAAAAGCAAGGGATCAAATGA
- a CDS encoding IS1634 family transposase has translation MAPKIERIDTIPLIIATLEKMNVQKTIDSIFIAHGNWIGLSYGQLTVLFVTYVLHSLTHHFYGVESWANQHKTVIERVTGWNVGEKDATDDRLGKLAQVFGENDEYISEFQIQMGQGIICAYQLPTKIVRYDTTAFNVYHDPESRKNGILEFGHSKDHRPDLLQFKQGLATLDPSGVPILSETLPGNRADDPCYFPAWQRMVKTIGNPDFLYIADCKAAALETRAAIDHEKGYYLFPLPMTGEIPRLIKELVLNPGQAFQEIVLLPKDEDQNERVVGKGFVVNQQMEKQLESGTVHRWQERWMVSLSNSHAQRRKKSFQDRLDKAESKLAKLKAKTNDSVDSFKLKAEKILQACNVEAYFHLEINDSVTLQKKYIGRGRPGPNTPFKMVEVLNLDLMVNRNEEAIEEFKALAGWRIFATNVDENSMTLNQSTQYYRDEWLVERGFHRLKKGHIPVLPLFLRLQKRIKGLMVMLTIALQALTLMEFVVRRELSKADEPIAGLVPGNPKMKTKRPTAERLLSQFDSLHLLIEEKGEKISGVVVEELTALQKRILTLLDLPEKTYDLSFVVGKKN, from the coding sequence ATGGCCCCAAAAATTGAGAGAATCGATACGATACCGCTTATCATCGCAACCCTTGAAAAGATGAACGTTCAAAAAACAATTGACAGTATTTTTATTGCTCATGGTAACTGGATCGGTCTCAGCTATGGTCAGTTGACGGTTTTGTTCGTAACCTATGTGTTGCATTCCTTGACCCATCATTTTTACGGGGTGGAATCCTGGGCAAATCAACATAAAACAGTTATAGAACGTGTGACAGGCTGGAACGTGGGTGAAAAAGATGCCACAGACGACCGCCTGGGGAAACTTGCACAGGTGTTTGGAGAAAACGACGAATACATATCAGAGTTTCAGATTCAGATGGGGCAAGGCATTATCTGTGCTTACCAGTTACCGACAAAAATTGTTCGCTATGACACCACGGCTTTCAATGTGTACCATGACCCAGAGAGCAGAAAGAACGGTATCTTGGAATTTGGTCACAGCAAAGATCATCGGCCAGATCTTCTTCAATTCAAACAAGGCCTTGCAACATTGGACCCGTCTGGGGTTCCCATTTTAAGCGAAACTCTTCCGGGGAACCGTGCTGATGACCCCTGCTATTTCCCAGCCTGGCAGCGTATGGTGAAAACCATCGGCAACCCTGATTTTTTGTATATTGCAGATTGCAAGGCAGCCGCCCTTGAAACCCGTGCTGCAATAGATCATGAAAAAGGATATTACCTTTTTCCATTACCAATGACCGGTGAGATTCCCCGTCTTATCAAAGAGTTGGTTTTGAACCCTGGGCAAGCCTTTCAAGAGATTGTGTTGCTCCCAAAAGATGAAGACCAAAACGAACGGGTGGTAGGCAAGGGATTTGTCGTGAATCAGCAAATGGAAAAACAGCTCGAAAGCGGAACAGTTCATCGATGGCAGGAAAGATGGATGGTTAGCCTGAGTAATAGCCATGCGCAGCGTCGGAAAAAATCGTTTCAAGATCGTTTGGACAAAGCCGAAAGCAAATTGGCTAAACTTAAGGCAAAGACCAACGACTCCGTAGATTCTTTTAAGCTCAAAGCCGAAAAGATATTGCAGGCATGTAACGTTGAGGCCTATTTTCATCTTGAAATCAACGACTCCGTAACCTTGCAGAAAAAATATATTGGTAGAGGACGCCCAGGGCCAAACACCCCTTTCAAAATGGTGGAAGTCCTGAATTTGGACTTAATGGTAAATCGAAATGAAGAGGCGATTGAAGAATTCAAAGCGTTGGCTGGTTGGCGGATCTTTGCAACCAATGTTGACGAAAACAGTATGACGCTTAACCAAAGCACACAATACTACAGGGATGAGTGGCTTGTAGAACGGGGTTTCCATCGACTAAAAAAAGGGCATATCCCTGTACTGCCTTTATTTTTACGTCTGCAGAAAAGAATCAAAGGCTTGATGGTAATGTTGACCATTGCCCTTCAGGCATTGACCCTGATGGAATTTGTCGTCCGCAGGGAGTTATCCAAAGCAGATGAACCTATTGCAGGGCTTGTTCCCGGAAATCCAAAAATGAAGACAAAACGCCCCACTGCAGAACGATTGCTTTCACAATTTGACAGCCTTCACCTTTTGATCGAAGAAAAGGGAGAAAAAATTTCCGGTGTCGTGGTTGAAGAATTGACGGCTTTACAGAAAAGAATCTTAACGCTTCTGGATTTGCCAGAAAAAACCTATGACCTTTCCTTCGTGGTCGGAAAAAAAAATTAG
- a CDS encoding integrase core domain-containing protein encodes MANENPTWGAPRIHGELLTLGIKIDETTVSNYLKRFRTGKPPSQTWRTFLENHMHNTVAIDFFTVPTATFRVLYVFIVLLHENRKIVHFNVTENPSAEWTAQQIVEACPWDSEPKYLLRYRDGIYGKVFQNRVRGMGITEVKTTAQSPWQNPYCERLIGSIKNDCLNHLVVLNEDHLRL; translated from the coding sequence ATGGCCAACGAAAACCCAACATGGGGAGCCCCGCGCATCCATGGAGAGTTGTTGACGCTGGGTATCAAAATTGATGAAACAACGGTCTCAAATTATTTGAAACGATTCAGGACAGGAAAGCCTCCCTCCCAAACATGGCGAACATTTTTAGAAAACCATATGCACAATACAGTTGCGATAGATTTCTTCACCGTACCTACTGCAACATTCCGGGTATTATATGTTTTCATTGTTCTGTTGCATGAGAATCGTAAAATTGTTCATTTCAATGTGACTGAGAATCCAAGTGCCGAATGGACAGCACAGCAGATCGTTGAAGCATGTCCATGGGATTCAGAACCGAAATATTTATTAAGATACCGTGACGGAATTTATGGCAAGGTTTTTCAAAATCGAGTTCGAGGTATGGGAATAACAGAAGTAAAAACCACAGCACAAAGTCCATGGCAAAATCCATATTGCGAGCGACTGATCGGGAGTATCAAGAATGATTGTCTTAACCATCTTGTTGTTTTGAATGAAGATCATTTGAGGCTGTGA
- a CDS encoding CHC2 zinc finger domain-containing protein — protein MPKKFSSQELFELRNFIPVEMLIREQLEMPSKISEGFFRFLCPICNEFQTAINPATNLARCFRCERNFNTIDLVMTVQRIGFKESVLFLKRLMVKVPNQNKDARQGLQNFIGGIGQTMPGGLG, from the coding sequence ATGCCAAAAAAATTTTCATCCCAAGAGTTGTTTGAATTAAGAAATTTTATCCCTGTGGAAATGTTGATAAGGGAGCAACTGGAAATGCCATCAAAAATCAGTGAAGGCTTTTTCCGTTTTCTGTGCCCGATCTGTAATGAATTCCAGACAGCCATAAACCCAGCCACCAACCTGGCCCGGTGCTTTCGATGTGAAAGAAACTTCAACACCATCGATCTTGTGATGACTGTTCAGAGAATCGGGTTTAAAGAGAGCGTTCTGTTCTTAAAACGCCTGATGGTCAAAGTTCCGAATCAGAACAAAGATGCCAGACAGGGGTTGCAAAATTTTATCGGAGGCATCGGCCAGACCATGCCGGGAGGATTAGGATAA
- a CDS encoding integrase, with protein sequence MDTDNLKVIPTLTLDDRFNLLLHKKIMNKKGSAKRASKKYYKDQYQKTGIIPGPLLLVEKKVMEGRKCSGRPRSFSEQVRRRFIEMVKESCDPSSQRFIFITHKARTIKNYHHWLEKEFKKRISIHALRHCVYRENLKSYLNKPDFEDDIPVKNSFKPEPVFDLIQMDGCIFRYFKIRNDKGHWQKPQVIEFYDTGSRYMFVLDAYFSESSWNSVNLFTKFLLDRPFPQKKIRIRPDNAKGFLNLKRPINDLNLKHSTPNGFYMEPDFSRIHAPKDKAHLESSHRSLHNFEIRIIKAFEKRIVKTEPGYIFKKGKQEKITVTLLDINLDELKTSSLMEKYRHEHNCTRHYFSEKGKVSAWVPDKKLTDFFKTFTSTLTFCTDQVKEHMKYGFRKTKATVSKQKTIRFENQDYYVTMGVDKFSSHKSTPVQISRYNDKLFLFEPREDGIFWGEALARKPFEKPLKVLTILPDKNELDQIIAFLEHNSMVVDRPLLIKNYKKGLSMPMAKQILQHNQKRYTTYIKKMQQPTNIKGAVLFNAFILDCESHYRRIHVAPYAFSGEI encoded by the coding sequence ATGGACACGGATAACCTGAAGGTCATACCTACTCTGACGCTTGATGACCGTTTCAATCTTTTGCTCCATAAAAAGATCATGAACAAAAAAGGCTCGGCCAAACGAGCAAGTAAAAAATATTACAAAGATCAATATCAAAAAACCGGCATTATTCCGGGGCCACTCCTACTTGTGGAAAAGAAGGTCATGGAGGGCCGCAAGTGCAGTGGACGTCCCCGTTCTTTCTCCGAACAGGTCCGCAGACGTTTTATAGAAATGGTAAAAGAGTCGTGTGATCCGTCAAGCCAACGGTTCATCTTTATTACCCATAAGGCAAGAACCATTAAAAATTATCACCACTGGCTTGAGAAAGAGTTCAAAAAGAGGATCTCCATCCATGCCCTCAGGCACTGTGTTTACCGTGAAAACCTCAAATCATATTTGAATAAACCAGATTTCGAGGACGATATTCCGGTCAAAAATAGTTTTAAACCAGAACCGGTGTTTGATCTGATCCAGATGGATGGCTGTATTTTTAGATATTTTAAGATCAGAAACGACAAGGGTCATTGGCAAAAGCCCCAGGTCATAGAATTTTATGATACGGGCTCTCGTTATATGTTTGTCCTGGATGCGTATTTTTCCGAAAGCAGTTGGAACTCCGTGAACCTGTTCACCAAATTTTTACTGGATAGGCCATTTCCCCAAAAAAAGATTCGTATCCGGCCGGATAATGCCAAGGGCTTTTTAAATCTTAAGCGCCCCATCAACGACTTGAATTTGAAACATTCCACCCCGAACGGGTTTTATATGGAACCTGATTTCTCAAGGATCCATGCTCCCAAGGATAAGGCTCACCTGGAATCATCCCACCGCAGCCTTCATAATTTTGAAATCCGAATCATCAAGGCGTTTGAAAAAAGGATCGTAAAGACAGAGCCCGGGTACATCTTCAAAAAAGGAAAACAAGAAAAAATCACCGTTACCCTCCTTGATATAAATTTGGATGAGTTAAAAACAAGCTCACTTATGGAGAAATATCGCCATGAACACAACTGTACACGCCACTATTTCTCTGAAAAAGGAAAAGTCAGTGCCTGGGTGCCGGATAAAAAGCTCACAGACTTTTTTAAAACATTTACCAGCACACTGACCTTTTGTACTGATCAGGTCAAGGAGCACATGAAATATGGATTTAGAAAAACAAAAGCCACGGTATCAAAGCAGAAGACCATCAGATTTGAAAATCAGGATTACTATGTGACCATGGGTGTAGACAAGTTCAGCTCCCATAAAAGTACACCCGTTCAGATATCCAGATACAATGACAAGCTTTTCCTTTTTGAGCCCAGGGAGGATGGTATTTTTTGGGGAGAAGCCCTTGCCCGAAAGCCCTTTGAAAAGCCGTTAAAAGTATTGACCATATTGCCGGACAAAAATGAGCTGGATCAGATCATCGCCTTTTTGGAGCACAACAGCATGGTCGTCGATCGGCCCCTCCTGATTAAAAATTATAAAAAAGGTCTTTCCATGCCCATGGCAAAGCAAATCCTTCAGCATAACCAGAAAAGATACACCACCTATATAAAAAAGATGCAGCAACCCACGAATATAAAAGGGGCAGTGCTGTTCAATGCTTTTATTCTCGATTGTGAAAGCCATTATCGAAGAATCCATGTGGCACCGTATGCGTTTTCTGGAGAAATATGA
- a CDS encoding ATP-binding protein, whose protein sequence is MKRKEDFINDKRRISYLGATYNRIYRRQSVLIEGDYGVGKTRFLKLLQPKKLHAVWVESLFNIHETLASILKKLNYDTIATYRRTPQYLEMICSLSNCFILIDEANDLDPRVWPYLKRVIDAGVPIVFAGLPKVRTFLTREHPDILSRLKTLILYPIVVEDFIVEYKDIEQEAIEQIYMTTKGDMRKFREICTDCRDRAKELKYTFVDINLALEFLSDLPPQ, encoded by the coding sequence ATGAAACGAAAAGAAGATTTTATAAATGACAAACGCCGCATTTCTTATCTGGGGGCCACATATAACCGAATCTATCGTAGGCAGAGCGTCTTGATCGAGGGTGATTATGGCGTGGGTAAAACCCGTTTCTTGAAATTGCTGCAACCGAAAAAACTTCATGCCGTCTGGGTGGAGTCACTGTTCAACATACATGAAACCCTGGCATCGATTTTAAAGAAGCTAAATTACGACACAATCGCCACCTACCGGCGAACCCCTCAATATTTGGAAATGATATGCAGTCTGTCCAACTGCTTTATTTTAATCGACGAGGCAAACGATCTTGATCCCCGGGTCTGGCCCTACCTCAAAAGGGTTATCGATGCCGGTGTTCCCATTGTATTTGCAGGATTACCAAAGGTGAGGACCTTTTTAACCCGCGAGCATCCAGACATCCTCAGCCGCTTGAAAACGCTTATTCTATACCCGATTGTGGTAGAAGATTTCATTGTCGAGTACAAGGATATTGAACAGGAGGCCATTGAACAGATTTATATGACGACCAAAGGCGATATGAGAAAATTCAGAGAAATTTGTACAGACTGCAGGGACAGAGCAAAGGAGTTGAAATACACCTTTGTTGACATCAATCTTGCCTTGGAATTTCTCTCTGATCTTCCTCCTCAATAA
- the istA gene encoding IS21 family transposase, with product MIDYETYVQIRNYYTRDHLRYSQVAVKLGLDQRTVAFWANEKKYHPRKTAFKTSKLDPFKDQIIRLLETHPYSAKQIFQRIREDGFEGGITIVEDYVRKIRPPKVKPFLKLVFAPGECAQVDWGSYGSVRVGSTFRRLSFFVMVLCYCRLMYLEFTLSQTMEHFLGCHQNAFRFFGLVPEKIMVDNLKSAVLKRPLGTSPVFNPGYLDFASHYGFKIVACNVGKGNEKGRVENAVGYVKKNLLSGLDIPDFSVLEPLAKQWLDTVANVRIHKETGKRPIDMFADEKPYLRGLPVSPYDIGQTSQVRASVQYRVSLDDNRYTVPAQLAGVRLTLRKYPDHLGIYHDSTLVARHARSYDRKKDIQNPDHSKVLLEQRKKAADQAIYMRFLSLSDKASEYYQQLGQRRLTPFHHIRKIVALSEIYSKEQVALAIEDAIKFDAFSSEYITNILEQRSRLTHEPGALHVTRSSDLLNLTIDPPDLSVYKTGGDHE from the coding sequence ATGATTGATTATGAAACGTATGTGCAGATCAGAAATTATTACACCCGAGATCATCTGAGATACAGCCAGGTGGCCGTCAAACTGGGCCTGGATCAGCGGACCGTGGCATTCTGGGCTAATGAAAAAAAGTATCATCCCAGGAAAACTGCATTCAAAACAAGCAAGCTGGATCCGTTCAAAGACCAGATCATCCGGTTGCTGGAAACCCATCCGTACAGCGCCAAGCAGATCTTTCAACGTATCAGGGAAGACGGGTTTGAAGGTGGTATCACCATTGTGGAGGATTATGTCAGGAAAATCCGTCCACCCAAAGTAAAACCCTTTTTGAAACTGGTGTTTGCACCGGGTGAATGCGCCCAGGTAGACTGGGGATCATATGGTTCGGTCCGTGTAGGGTCCACCTTTCGCAGGTTGAGCTTTTTTGTCATGGTGCTGTGTTACTGCCGGTTGATGTATCTTGAATTTACCTTATCCCAGACCATGGAGCATTTTTTGGGATGTCATCAGAATGCGTTCCGTTTTTTTGGTTTGGTTCCCGAAAAAATAATGGTGGATAATCTCAAATCCGCTGTGTTGAAGAGACCCCTCGGAACCAGTCCGGTGTTCAACCCGGGTTATCTTGATTTTGCCAGTCATTATGGATTTAAAATTGTGGCCTGCAACGTGGGCAAGGGCAATGAAAAAGGCCGGGTGGAAAACGCGGTAGGGTATGTCAAAAAAAATTTATTGAGCGGCCTGGATATACCGGACTTCAGCGTATTGGAACCGCTGGCGAAACAATGGCTGGATACGGTGGCCAATGTCAGAATTCATAAAGAAACCGGCAAGCGTCCCATAGATATGTTTGCAGATGAAAAGCCCTATCTTCGAGGTTTGCCGGTCTCACCTTACGATATTGGTCAGACCAGCCAGGTACGTGCATCTGTTCAGTACAGGGTCAGCCTTGACGACAACCGATACACGGTCCCTGCCCAACTGGCCGGTGTCAGACTCACCTTGAGAAAATATCCGGATCACCTGGGCATCTACCATGATAGTACCCTGGTGGCCCGGCATGCCAGAAGTTATGACAGGAAAAAGGATATCCAGAACCCAGATCATTCCAAAGTACTGCTGGAACAAAGGAAAAAAGCAGCAGACCAGGCTATTTATATGCGTTTTTTATCCCTGTCTGACAAGGCTTCAGAATATTATCAACAGTTGGGCCAGCGGCGGTTGACCCCCTTCCATCATATTCGCAAAATTGTTGCCCTCAGTGAGATCTATTCCAAAGAACAGGTCGCCCTGGCCATTGAAGATGCCATTAAATTCGATGCCTTTTCAAGTGAATACATCACCAATATCCTGGAACAGCGGTCCCGTCTGACCCATGAACCCGGTGCACTACATGTCACCAGAAGCAGTGATCTGTTGAACTTGACCATTGATCCACCGGATCTGTCCGTATACAAAACAGGAGGTGACCATGAATGA
- a CDS encoding ATP-binding protein → MNEFEMHLAYLKLPYIRENYETAATAAAQKQWTHVHFLSELIKQEAGLRKDKAVLRRIRLARFPVVKTMDQFNWSWPKKINRVQIENLFRLKFIEEKSNVILIGPVGVGKSHISIALGYQACLKNQNVLFTSAIDAVNNLVAAQHAGQLKQELKKIPQTLFAFDRRTGVPAYR, encoded by the coding sequence ATGAATGAGTTTGAGATGCACCTGGCGTATCTGAAGCTTCCCTATATCAGGGAAAATTATGAAACTGCGGCAACAGCAGCCGCTCAAAAACAATGGACCCATGTCCATTTTTTATCAGAATTGATCAAACAGGAGGCTGGGCTGCGAAAGGACAAGGCTGTTCTACGTCGAATCCGCCTGGCCCGGTTCCCGGTTGTAAAAACAATGGATCAGTTCAACTGGTCATGGCCAAAAAAAATCAACAGGGTTCAGATTGAAAACCTATTCCGCCTGAAGTTCATCGAAGAAAAAAGCAATGTTATCCTCATTGGGCCCGTCGGGGTGGGGAAATCCCATATTTCTATAGCACTTGGATACCAGGCCTGTCTCAAAAATCAGAATGTGTTGTTCACATCTGCCATCGATGCTGTGAATAATCTTGTGGCAGCACAGCATGCAGGTCAGTTGAAGCAGGAGTTGAAAAAAATACCTCAAACCCTCTTTGCTTTTGATAGACGAACTGGGGTACCTGCCTATCGATAA
- a CDS encoding ATP-binding protein has translation MIDELGYLPIDKTGADLLFQVISQRYEQGSIIITTNRVFQDWPAIFNNDSTLTSALLDRLLHHTEAVVIEGASYRMRKEKTE, from the coding sequence TTGATAGACGAACTGGGGTACCTGCCTATCGATAAAACCGGTGCAGACCTACTGTTCCAGGTTATCAGTCAACGATATGAACAAGGATCGATCATTATTACCACAAATCGTGTGTTTCAGGACTGGCCTGCTATCTTCAACAATGACAGCACACTTACCTCTGCTTTGCTCGATAGATTACTGCATCATACCGAGGCGGTGGTCATCGAAGGAGCAAGTTACAGAATGCGAAAAGAAAAAACTGAATAA